Proteins from a genomic interval of Yarrowia lipolytica chromosome 1E, complete sequence:
- a CDS encoding uncharacterized protein (Compare to YALI0E20977g, similar to uniprot|P53090 Saccharomyces cerevisiae YGL202w ARO8 aromatic amino acid aminotransferase I): MTSDNKPLAKDLSHLLSTEAKSRKESNLKAAFVYKADPSIAFLGGGLPLPSFFPFDNVTVDTPKPPFKNTIIADVNSLKEDELTKVHVPKDPSRAGKTDLPLAQTLQYGLSGGAQSLIDFIKEHTTMIHNIPYKNWDICATTGNTNAWDSVLRTFTNPGDSILCEEFSFSSAIECAHGQQIKVIPAKVDLEGLLPDALDEQLNNWVGAKPKLLYTIPTGQNPTGGNMPADRREAVYKVCQKHDILIIEDEPYYFLQMDEFKQDQAARNYEQLEDHDTFLKSLVASYLNFDTDGRVLRLDSYSKVLAPGTRFGWIVAQDTFIERFLRLHEVSIQFPCGFTQSILYGMLSRWGQTGYLDWLINLKKEYSIKRDGAMDAMEKYMPKEIAEWIAPTAGMFFWFQIDGSKHPEFASKFNSDPAKLELYLYEQGVKNKALLIPGQWFRSEDVTEPPQKPLPVTEAEKSLLFFRGTYAAVPTETVDDGVKRFAEVVKREFQL, translated from the coding sequence ATGACCTCCGACAACAAGCCTCTCGCCAAGGACCTCTCCCACCTGCTCTCCACCGAGGCCAAGTCCCGAAAGGAGtccaacctcaaggccGCCTTTGTGTACAAGGCCGACCCCTCCATTGCCTTCCTCGGAGGAGGACTGCCTCtgccctccttcttccccTTTGACAATGTGACCGTCGATACCCCCAAGCCTCCCTTCAAGAACACCATCATCGCCGACGTGAactctctcaaggaggacgagctcACCAAGGTCCATGTCCCCAAGGACCCCTCTCGAGCCGGCAAGACCGATCTGCCTCTCGCACAGACCCTGCAGTACGGTCTGTCTGGCGGCGCCCAGTCTCTGATCGACTTCATCAAGGAGCACACCACCATGATCCACAACATTCCTTACAAGAACTGGGACATTTGTGCCACCACCGGAAACACCAATGCCTGGGACTCCGTGCTACGAACCTTCACCAACCCCGGTGACTCCATTCTGTGTGAGgagttctccttctcctccgccATCGAGTGTGCCCACGGCCAGCAGATCAAGGTCATCCCCGCCAAGGTTGATCTGGAGGGTCTCCTCCCCGACGCTCTGGACGAACAGCTCAACAACTGGGTCGGAGCCAAGCCTAAGCTGCTCTACACCATCCCCACCGGCCAGAACCCCACCGGAGGAAACATGCCTGCCGACCGACGAGAGGCCGTCTACAAGGTGTGCCAGAAGCACGACATTCTCATCATCGAGGACGAGCCCTACTACTTCCTGCAGATGGACGAGTTCAAGCAGGATCAGGCTGCCCGAAACTACGAGCAGCTTGAGGACCACGACACCTTCCTCAAGTCTCTGGTTGCTTCCTACCTCAACTTTGATACCGACGGACGAGTTCTGCGACTCGACTCCTACTCCAAGGTTCTGGCTCCTGGAACCCGATTCGGCTGGATCGTCGCCCAGGACACCTTCATTGAGCGATTCCTGCGACTGCACGAGGTCTCCATCCAGTTCCCCTGCGGTTTCACCCAGTCCATTCTCTACGGCATGCTGTCCCGATGGGGCCAGACCGGCTACCTTGACTGGCtcatcaacctcaagaaggaATACTCCATCAAGCGCGACGGCGCCATGGACGCCATGGAGAAGTACAtgcccaaggagattgctgAGTGGATCGCTCCTACTGCTGGTATGTTCTTCTGGTTCCAGATTGACGGCTCCAAGCACCCCGAGTTTGCCTCCAAGTTCAACTCTGACCCCGCCAAGCTCGAGCTCTACCTCTACGAGCAGGGTGTGAAGAACAAGGCCCTGCTGATCCCCGGCCAGTGGTTCCGATCCGAGGATGTCACTGAGCCTCCTCAGAAGCCTCTCCCCGTGACTGAGGCGGAAAAGTCTCTGCTCTTTTTCCGGGGCACCTACGCCGCAGTCCCCACTGAGACTGTCGATGACGGTGTCAAGCGATTCGCCGAAGTCGTCAAGCGAGAGTTCCAGCTTTAA
- a CDS encoding uncharacterized protein (Compare to YALI0E20955g, similar to uniprot|Q8TG11 Neurospora crassa CKB2 Casein kinase II beta subunit): MGDKSIDQKVDYYTDGSESGLSEEYWVDWFLRAKGNEYFCEVDEDFITDRFNLTGLSTEVSHLQYAAELITDALDLDSFQDPVRQEIDADAKHLYGLIHARYILTPRGLTKMMEKYKLAHFGKCPRVNCYFNPLLPVGLYDVAGQSSVKLYCTKCEDLYIPKSTRHANIDGAYFGTSFPAMILQAFPQLLPTKTNERHVPTIFGFKMHEHAKWARWQDKQRQEMNKRIQQYNKEQQNIQQLKAQPNNSTPSVQSQQSQTKSQSQQSQSRSPSAQPQVEAA, encoded by the coding sequence ATGGGAGACAAAAGCATCGACCAAAAGGTGGACTACTACACTGACGGCTCCGAGTCGGGTCTATCCGAGGAGTACTGGGTCGACTGGTTCCTGCGGGCCAAGGGAAACGAGTACTTCTGcgaggtggacgaggatTTCATCACCGACAGATTCAATCTCACGGGTCTCTCGACTGAGGTGTCCCATCTACAATACGCCGCCGAGCTCATCACAGACGCGCTGGATCTGGACTCGTTCCAGGACCCCGTTCGTCAGGAGATTGATGCCGATGCCAAACATCTCTACGGGCTCATCCATGCCCGGTACATTCTGACCCCCCGTGGCCTCACAAAAATGATGGAGAAATACAAGCTGGCCCACTTTGGCAAGTGTCCCCGTGTCAACTGTTACTTCAACCCGCTGCTGCCCGTGGGTTTGTACGACGTGGCTGGCCAGTCGTCCGTCAAGCTGTACTGCACCAAGTGCGAGGACCTATACATCCCCAAGTCCACCCGCCACGCCAACATTGACGGCGCCTACTTTGGAACGTCCTTCCCGGCCATGATTTTGCAGGCCTTCCCCCAACTGCTTcccaccaagaccaacgaGAGACACGTCCCCACAATCTTTGGATTCAAGATGCACGAGCACGCAAAGTGGGCCCGATGGCAGGACAAACAGCGGCAGGAGATGAACAAGCGAATCCAGCAGTacaacaaggagcagcAAAACATacagcagctcaaggcGCAACCTAACAATAGCACGCCGTCGGTGCAGTCGCAGCAGTCACAGACCAAGTCGCAGTCGCAGCAGTCGCAGTCTCGGTCTCCATCTGCCCAGCCACAGGTGGAGGCAGCATAA
- a CDS encoding uncharacterized protein (Compare to YALI0E20999g, weakly similar to uniprot|Q9P4F1 Aspergillus parasiticus Monooxigenase): protein MSSKNGTGHTDTSGVDKEELISRFEHLNNLEPSEWAEKILSRPPLGRDAVKVVISGAGLAGITTGIILSNKVDNIDLTILERSPESGGVWFDNHYPGVACDVPSHAYQLSFDPKKDWNRAYAKGPDIKRYWQSRAKKYGLENKIKFRHNIDEAKWDEKTHQWVLQVEELEARKKSEIRTDIFISSSGSLNNPRYPPHQPGFDSFQGIKFHPQKWPEGLDLTGKRVALIGNGATGVQILPQIAEKAAHVDHYAKSATWIGHTLYGKGVPGYVDYTDEEIKAIETDEEYHKFRKALHTKIGGKYNYFFYGTPAFREGIKELLAIAWLRVGKDPELFKKVIPLYTPGPRRLLPAPGYLEALTRSNVDYHLGEVKEFTKDGVIGFDGVERKVDVVIAATGYIKSNGQGFTPNFDIIGQDGYTLREHFSPLESKLGYSASYLGLSAPGFPNFFYTLSVNSYIPETTAPVTAEVQASYIARVIRKKQLEKILSIVPSLEATKAFNRRLAELSEAVSLTKGTGIYSERTRDGDSRLKIAWPGSVSHAVAVLREPRWEDYDYEYEDNDDPFAYFGSGKTWIDDHEGDRTFYLSEPGSITARNLHEGWISVPSDGPPSAPHSK, encoded by the coding sequence ATGTCGAGCAAAAACGGAACTGGACACACTGACACTTCTGGggtggacaaggaggagctcatcTCCCGATTTGAGCACCTCAACAACCTCGAGCCTTCTGAATGGGCCGAAAAGATTCTTTCTCGTCCACCTCTGGGTCGAGACGCCGTCAAAGTCGTGATATCTGGAGCTGGACTCGCAGGTATCACCACTGGCATCATTCTGTCCAACAAAGTTGACAACATTGATCTGACGATTCTGGAGCGAAGCCCCGAGTCTGGCGGTGTTTGGTTCGACAATCATTATCCAGGCGTCGCCTGTGATGTCCCTTCTCACGCGTACCAGCTTTCGTTtgaccccaagaaggactggAATCGGGCCTACGCCAAAGGACCCGACATCAAACGGTACTGGCAATCTCGAGCCAAGAAGTACGGTCTGGAGAACAAGATCAAGTTCCGCCACAACATTGACGAGGCCAAATGGGACGAAAAGACTCATCAGTGGGTTCTCCAGGTGGAAGAACTGGAAGccaggaagaagagtgAGATTCGAACAGACATCTTCATCTCGTCTTCGGGTTCCCTTAACAACCCCCGATACCCTCCCCACCAGCCGGGCTTTGACTCGTTCCAGGGAATCAAGTTCCATCCTCAGAAGTGGCCTGAAGGGCTAGACTTGACTGGTAAACGGGTTGCACTGATTGGAAATGGAGCTACTGGAGTCCAGATCCTTCCTCAGATtgccgagaaggctgctCATGTCGACCACTACGCCAAGTCCGCCACCTGGATTGGACACACTCTGTATGGCAAGGGCGTGCCTGGATACGTGGATTACACCGATGAAGAAATTAAGGCGATCGAGACAGACGAGGAATACCACAAGTTCCGAAAGGCTCTCCATACCAAGATTGGAGGCAAGTACAATTACTTCTTCTACGGAACTCCAGCCTTCAGAGAGGGTATCAAAGAGCTCCTTGCTATTGCGTGGCTGCGAGTTGGTAAAGATCCcgagctgttcaagaaggTCATTCCCCTCTACACCCCGGGTCCGAGACGTCTTCTGCCTGCTCCTGGCTATCTGGAGGCTCTGACAAGATCCAATGTTGACTATCATCTGGGAGAGGTCAAAGAGTTCACCAAGGACGGAGTGATTGGCTTTGATGGCGTTGAACGGAAGGTAGACGTTGTCATTGCTGCCACTGGATACATCAAGTCCAATGGACAGGGATTCACCCCCAACTTTGACATCATTGGTCAAGACGGATACACTCTGAGAGAACACTTTTCTCCTCTCGAGTCCAAGCTGGGTTACTCGGCCTCATACCTTGGTCTATCTGCTCCAGGCTTCCCCAATTTCTTCTACACGCTCTCTGTCAACTCGTACATTCCCGAGACTACTGCTCCTGTGACCGCCGAAGTCCAGGCCTCGTACATTGCTCGAGTGATTCGAAagaagcagcttgagaAGATCTTGTCCATCGTGCCGTCTCTGGAAGCTACCAAGGCGTTCAATCGACGTCTTGCCGAGCTGTCCGAAGCCGTCTCTCTTACCAAGGGAACAGGTATTTACAGCGAGAGAACTCGAGATGGAGACAGTCGATTGAAGATTGCCTGGCCCGGATCTGTGTCTCATGCTGTGGCTGTTCTGCGTGAGCCTCGCTGGGAAGACTACGACTATGAGTACGAGGACAATGATGATCCGTTTGCGTACTTTGGGTCTGGCAAGACCTGGATTGATGATCACGAGGGCGACAGGACGTTTTACTTGTCTGAGCCGGGCTCAATCACTGCCCGTAATCTCCACGAGGGTTGGATTTCCGTACCCTCAGACGGTCCTCCCAGTGCCCCTCATTCAAAGTGA
- a CDS encoding uncharacterized protein (Truncated form of YALI0E21021g, uniprot|Q9UVK9 Yarrowia lipolytica 1 3-beta-glucan synthase activity), protein MRNMYDFLMVLLDSRSSRMTPNQALLSLHADYIGGDNANYRKWYFAAQLDLDDDIGFRNMKLGKTNKRTRKARKKFRKEMQDPDADPAKTLEEIEGDNSLEAAEYRWKTKMNALSPLERVRHIALWLLCWGEANQVRFTPECLCFIFKCADDYYTSAECQQRVEPVEEGDYLNRIITPLYRFIRGQGYEIFDGKFVKRERDHNKVIGYDDVNQLFWYPEGIERITFEDESRLVDVPQSERYMKLGDVIWDKVFFKTYKETRSWFHVFVNFNRIWIIHVTFYWYYASFNSPTLYMKNYVPTLDNHPPPACKWGAGAIGGVIATGLQIIATLSEWAFVPRKWAGAQHLTRRLMFLIGILIVNLVAPVYVLGVVGTTHESTSALAVGIVGFIISIFTFIFFSIMPLGGLFTSYMKKSTRRYVASQTFTNSYPRLEFHDKIMSYLLWVCVFGAKLSESYYFLILSLRDPIRDLSQMKMRCFGEKWFGVEYHDALCKVQPQITLGLMYATDLILFFLDTYLWYIICNTIFSVARSFYLGISIWTPWRNIFSRLPKRIYSKILATTDMEIKYKPKVLISQIWNAIVISMYREHLLAIEHVQKLLYHQVPSEVEGKRTLRAPTFFITQDDHAFETEFFPRNSEAERRISFFAQSLSTPIPEPLPVDNMPTFSVLVPHYSEKILLSLREIIREDDQFSRVTLLEYLKQLHPVEWDCFVKDTKILAEETAGFGEGSNDDLAEKDSDEVKAKIDDLPFYCIGFKSAAPEYTLRTRIWASLRSQTLYRTVSGFMNYSRAIKLLYRVENPEVVQMFGGNTEKLERELERMARRKFKFIVSMQRLTKFKPDEMENTEFLLRAYPDLQIAYLDEEPPLNEGEEPRLFSALIDGHCEILENGRRRPKFRIQLSGNPILGDGKSDNQNHALIFHRGEYIQLIDANQDNYLEECLKIRSVLAEFEELNVENVNMSPYTPGVNNKTPCPVAILGAREYIFSENIGILGDIAAGKEQTFGTLFARTLAQIGGKLHYGHPDFLNSIFMCTRGGVSKAQKGLHLNEDIYAGMNALLRGGRIKHCEYYQCGKGRDLGFGSILNFTTKIGTGMGEQMLSREYYYLGTQLPLDRFLSFFYAHPGFHINNLLIITSVQMFMIVMMSIGPLAHETKETICWYDKDKPITDPQTPVGCYNLKPVLDWIRRCVLSIFIVFFISFVPLVVQELTERGVFRAAFRFARHFMSLSPLFEVFVCQVYANSFINDLAFGGARYIATGRGFATARLPFSVLYSRFAGDSIYLGARSTLMLLFGTIAMWQAALLWFWVTLIAMCISPFVFNPHQFAWTDFFIDYRDFIRWLSRGNAKWHKNSWIGYVRLTRTRITGYKRKVLGDESEKGAGDLSRAGISNVFITEIFLPLIVAAFCFCGFTFINAQTGVAEPVIVNSILRIVICAIGPIVINAGLLLVLVCISCCAGPMLGLCCKKTGPVMAGIAHGIAVIIHLIFFELMWFFEGWSFVKGLCGTVTAIAIMRLIFNILTILCLTREFKHDHANQAWWTGKWYGAGLGWASISQPFREFVCKLIEMSLFAGDFYLGHWLLFFQLPVLCVPYIDKWHSMMLFWLRPSRQIRPPIFSLKQNQLRKRIVKKYATLYFIILIIFLVVLIAPAVAGPTMSMDSLESLAGGKADNDSIQDTNILKGLIQVRSQNQNDTGRCSTGNGTECLLPTTGSWSTHVWWTFTPSHTTSYSTKP, encoded by the coding sequence ATGCGAAACATGTACGACTTCCTCATGGTTCTGCTCGACTCTCGATCGTCTCGAATGACCCCCAACCAGGCTCTGCTCTCTCTGCACGCCGACTACATTGGAGGTGACAACGCCAACTACCGAAAGTGGTACTTTGCTGCTCAGTTGGATCtcgacgacgacattgGATTCCGAAACATGAAGCTCGGAAAGACCAACAAGCGAACCCGAAAGGCTCGAAAGAAGTTCCGAAAGGAGATGCAGGACCCTGACGCTGATCCTGccaagactctggaggagattgagggtGACAACTCCCTCGAGGCTGCCGAGTACCGATGGAAGACCAAGATGAACGCTCTGTCTCCTCTGGAGCGAGTGCGACACATTGCTCTTTGGCTGCTCTGTTGGGGTGAGGCCAACCAGGTTCGATTCACCCCCGAGTGCCTCTGTTTCATCTTCAAGTGTGCCGACGACTACTACACCTCCGCCGAGTGCCAGCAGCGAGTTGAGCCCGTTGAGGAGGGTGACTACCTTAACCGAATTATCACCCCTCTCTACCGGTTCATCCGAGGCCAGGGTTATGAGATTTTCGACGGTAAGTTTGTCAAGCGAGAGCGAGACCACAACAAGGTCATTGGTTACGATGATGTCAACCAGCTCTTCTGGTACCCCGAAGGTATTGAGCGAATCACCTTCGAGGACGAGTCTCGACTCGTTGACGTGCCTCAGTCCGAGCGATACATGAAACTCGGTGACGTTATCTGGGACAAGGTCTTCTTCAAGACATACAAGGAGACCCGATCCTGGTTCCACGTGTTCGTCAACTTCAACCGAATCTGGATTATCCACGTCACCTTCTACTGGTACTACGCCTCCTTCAACTCTCCCACTCTCTACATGAAGAACTACGTCCCCACTCTTGACAaccatcctcctcctgcctGTAAGTGGGGAGCTGGTGCCATTGGTGGTGTGATCGCCACCGGTCTGCAGATTATCGCTACTCTTTCCGAGTGGGCCTTTGTGCCTCGAAAGTGGGCCGGTGCTCAGCATCTTACTCGACGTCTCATGTTTTTGATTGGTATCCTCATTGTCAACCTGGTTGCTCCGGTTTACGTCCTTGGTGTGGTTGGTACCACCCATGAGTCGACCTCTGCTCTGGCTGTTGGTATTGTTGGATTCATCATCTCGATCTTCACCTTtatcttcttctccatcatgcCTCTGGGTGGCCTATTCACCTCgtacatgaagaagagcacTCGTCGATATGTTGCATCTCAGACCTTCACCAACTCGTACCCTCGACTCGAGTTCCACGACAAGATTATGTCTTATCTTCTGTGGGTCTGTGTCTTTGGTGCCAAGCTCTCCGAGTCCTACTACTTCCTGATTCTGTCTCTGCGAGATCCCATTCGAGATCTTTCTCAGATGAAGATGCGATGTTTCGGAGAGAAGTGGTTTGGTGTAGAGTACCATGACGCTCTCTGTAAGGTGCAGCCTCAGATTACTCTCGGCCTCATGTACGCTACCGATCTGATTCTTTTCTTCCTCGATACCTACCTCTGGTACATTATCTGCAACACCATTTTCTCGGTCGCTCGATCCTTCTATCTGGGTATTTCCATTTGGACTCCTTGGAGAAACATTTTCTCCCGACTGCCCAAGCGAATTTACTCTAAGATTCTTGCCACCACTGATATGGAGATTAAGTACAAGCCTAAGGTGTTGATTTCTCAGATCTGGAACGCCATTGTCATTTCCATGTACCGAGAGCATCTGCTGGCTATTGAGCACGTGCAGAAGCTTCTCTACCACCAGGTTCCCTCTGAGGTTGAGGGTAAGCGAACTCTTCGAGCTCCTaccttcttcatcacccAGGACGATCATGCCTTTGAGACCGAGTTCTTCCCCCGAAACTCTGAGGCTGAGCGACgaatctccttcttcgcCCAGTCCCTGTCTACTCCCATCCCCGAGCCACTCCCCGTTGACAACATGCCTACTTTCTCTGTTCTTGTGCCCCACTACTCTGAAAAGATTCTCCTGTCTCTGCGTGAGATTATCCGAGAAGACGATCAGTTCTCTCGAGTCACTCTTCTTGAGTACTTGAAGCAGCTGCATCCCGTCGAGTGGGACTGTTTCGTTAAGGACACCAAGATTCTGGCTGAGGAGACTGCCGGCTTTGGCGAGGGTTCTAATGACGACCTGGCTGAGAAGGACTCTGACGAGGTGAAGGCCAAGATTGATGATCTGCCCTTCTACTGTATTGGTTTCaagtctgctgctcccgagTACACTCTTCGAACTCGAATCTGGGCTTCTCTCCGATCCCAGACTCTGTACCGAACTGTGTCCGGTTTCATGAACTACTCTCGAgccatcaagctgctgtACCGAGTCGAGAATCCCGAGGTCGTGCAGATGTTTGGCGGTAAcaccgagaagctggagcgaGAGCTCGAGCGAATGGCCCGACGAAAGTTCAAGTTCATTGTGTCCATGCAGCGACTTACCAAGTTCAAGCctgatgagatggagaaCACCGAGTTCCTCCTGCGTGCCTACCCCGATCTGCAGATTGCCTACCTTGACGAGGAGCCTCCTCTCAACGAGGGCGAGGAGCCTCGACTTTTCTCTGCTCTGATTGATGGTCACTGTGAGATTCTCGAGAACGGCCGACGACGACCTAAGTTCCGAATTCAGCTTTCCGGTAACCCCAttcttggtgatggtaAGTCTGATAACCAGAACCACGCTCTGATTTTCCACCGAGGTGAGTACATCCAGCTGATCGATGCTAACCAGGATAACTACCTGGAGGAGTGTCTTAAGATCCGATCCGTGCTTGCTGAGttcgaggagctcaacgTCGAGAACGTCAACATGTCGCCCTACACTCCTGGtgtcaacaacaagacCCCCTGTCCCGTTGCCATTCTTGGTGCCCGAGAGTACATTTTCTCTGAGAACATTGGTATTCTTGGTGATATTGCCGCCGGTAAGGAACAGACGTTCGGTACCCTGTTTGCCCGAACTCTTGCTCAGATTGGTGGTAAGCTCCATTACGGTCATCCTGATTTCCTAAACTCGATTTTCATGTGTACACGAGGTGGTGTTTCCAAGGCTCAGAAGGGTCTGCATCTTAACGAGGATATTTACGCAGGTATGAATGCTCTGTTGCGAGGTGGTCGAATCAAGCACTGTGAGTACTACCAGTGTGGTAAGGGTCGAGATCTTGGTTTTGGATCCATTCTGAACTTCACAACCAAGATTGGTACTGGTATGGGTGAGCAGATGCTTTCTCGAGAGTACTACTACCTTGGTACTCAGCTGCCTCTTGATCGATTCCTGTCTTTCTTCTACGCCCATCCTGGATTCCATATCAATAACTTGCTCATTATCACCTCTGTGCAGATGTTCATGATTGTTATGATGTCCATTGGTCCTCTTGCTCACGAGACTAAGGAGACTATCTGTTGGtacgacaaggacaagccCATCACTGATCCTCAGACTCCTGTTGGTTGCTACAACCTCAAGCCCGTCCTGGATTGGATTCGACGATGTGTTCTTTCTATCTTCATTGttttcttcatctcttTCGTCCCCCTTGTTGTTCAGGAGCTTACCGAGCGTGGTGTGTTCCGAGCTGCTTTCCGATTTGCCCGACATTTCATGTCTCTTTCGCCTCTGTTCGAAGTGTTTGTTTGTCAGGTGTATGCCAACTCTTTCATCAACGATTTGGCCTTTGGAGGTGCTCGATATATTGCCACCGGTCGAGGTTTCGCCACTGCTCGCCTTCCCTTCAGTGTGCTCTACTCTCGTTTTGCAGGTGACTCCATTTACCTTGGTGCTCGATCTACGCTCATGCTTCTGTTTGGTACCATTGCCATGTGGCAGGCTGCTCTTCTGTGGTTCTGGGTGACTCTGATTGCCATGTGCATCTCACCCTTCGTCTTCAACCCTCATCAGTTTGCCTGGACCGACTTCTTCATTGACTACCGTGACTTCATTCGATGGCTGTCTCGAGGTAACGCCAAGTGGCACAAGAACTCTTGGATTGGTTACGTTCGATTGACCCGAACTCGAATCACCGGTTACAAGAGGAAGGTGCTTGGCGATGAGTCTGAGAAGGGTGCCGGAGATCTGTCTCGAGCTGGAATCTCCAACGTGTTCATCACCGAGATTTTCCTGCCCCTGATTGTCGCTGccttctgcttctgtggTTTCACATTCATTAATGCTCAGACTGGTGTTGCCGAGCCCGTGATTGTCAACTCCATTCTGCGAATTGTCATTTGCGCCATTGGCCCCATTGTCATTAACGccggtcttcttctggtgctTGTGTGTATCTCTTGTTGTGCTGGTCCCATGCTTGGTCTGTGTTGCAAGAAGACTGGTCCCGTCATGGCTGGTATTGCCCACGGTATTGCCGTTATCATTCATCTCATCTTCTTCGAGCTCATGTGGTTCTTTGAGGGATGGTCTTTCGTCAAGGGTCTGTGTGGTACTGTTACTGCGATTGCCATCATGCGACTTATCTTCAACATTCTGACCATTCTCTGTCTTACCCGAGAATTCAAGCATGACCATGCCAACCAGGCCTGGTGGACTGGTAAGTGGTACGGCGCTGGTCTTGGATGGGCTTCTATTTCCCAGCCCTTCCGAGAGTTTGTCTGTAAGCTCATTGAGATGTCACTGTTTGCTGGTGACTTCTACCTGGGCCACTggctgctcttcttccagcttCCTGTGCTCTGTGTGCCTTACATCGACAAGTGGCACTCCATGATGCTCTTCTGGCTGCGACCCTCTCGACAGATCCGACCTCCGATTTTCTCTCTGAAGCAGAACCAGCTCAGAAAGCGAATTGTTAAGAAGTATGCTACCCTCTACTTCATCATTCTGATCATCTTCCTTGTCGTGCTGATTGctcctgctgttgctggccCCACTATGAGCATGGACTCTCTCGAGTCTCTGGCTGGTGGCAAGGCTGATAACGACTCCATTCAGGACACTAACATTCTGAAGGGTCTTATCCAGGTGCGATCTCAGAACCAGAACGATACTGGACGGTGCAGCACTGGTAACGGTACTGAGTGTCTCCTGCCTACTACTGGCTCTTGGTCTACCCATGTGTGGTGGACTTTCACCCCCTCCCACACCACATCCTACTCGACCAAGCCATAG